GGTGAAATGTTAAAATGAGGTTTAGCTTTTTATGCGTATTTGACTTGAAGGAGGCTAACCGTTTGAGGGTTGTAGTTTCAGGATTTTATGGATTAGGCAATACCGGGGATGAAGCGATCCTGGAAGCGATTGTCGATAATTTGCGAAATGAAATCGATGATGTTGATATTACCGTGTTTTCCCTGTCGCCGGAGCAGACGGCGCGGGCGCATAACGTCAAGACGGTCTATCGCGGATGGCGCCACCAGAATAAAGAGAAAGTGCAAGCGCTGCGCCAGGCGGATCTTCTGATCAGCGGCGGCGGCGGACTGCTTCAAGATACATATCCGACGAAGTTCTTATTCGGACCGCTGCCTTATTATTTGCTGATCGCTTTTTTGGCGAAGTTATGCGGGGCAAAGGTCATGTTTTTCTCCCAAGGGATCGGGCCTGTCACGTCCGCCTGGGGAAAGATATTAATGAAGGTATTCGCCAACCGCGCCGATTTTGTGACTGTGCGCGATGAATATTCGAAAGACTATCTTCACCAATTAGGTGTGACCCGTCCGGAGACGGTCGTCACGGCGGATATTGTCTTTGCTTTTCAGAAGAAAGAGGATGATGCCTGCATGAAGAGTCTGCCTCTTTCCGCCGATGAGCGGCTGGTTGCTGTATCGGTTCGCCCTTGGTTTGAGCATGGAGATTATTACGAAAAGCTGGCGCAATCACTGGATGAACTGATTGCTTCAGAGGGCATTACGCCGGTATTTGTGCCGATGGAGGGCCATCATGATGTCAACGCATCCAAGCGGGTGATGGAGCATATGAAGCGAGCGGACGCCTGCCACTTGCTGGCGGGGGATTTCACGCCGAATCAGTATTTAAACTTCATCGGCGACTGTGAAATGACGATTGGCTTGCGCCTTCATTCTTTGATTTTCTCCGCTTTGACGGCGGTGCCGCATATCGGCATCAGCTATGATAAGAAGGTGGAGAGCTTGCTGAAGCGATCCGGCATGTGGGATTACTCCTTCCGGCTGGAGGAGCTGGACTCTGTGAAATTGACAGCGCATGCCCGCGATGTGCTAGCGCGCCGGGATGTGTTGAGCAAGAAGGTGGCGAACCATGCCGCGAGCATGCGCCGTGATGCTTTGGAGAATATTGAGCTATTGAAGAAAAAATTTATGTAGAGCGAGGTTTTGGACCGATGAAGATTTTGCTTGCGACGGTGTACCATTATCCGCACACAGGCGGATTGTCGACGCATGTGGCAACGTTGAAAGCGGGTCTGCAGGCGCGAGGGCATGAAGTGGATGTCTTGTCATTCAGCGATGTTCCTGAGTTGACGCAAAATATGAAGGTGCGCGGACCCGGCTTTTTGATGAATAAGCTGTCTAAGGGGAAAGGATTTGTCTTTGGCCTCAAGACGCGCAAGAAGATGCTGCAAAAACTGATGGAAGCGGTGAAGCATAAGAACTACGACATCGTCAACGCTCAGGAAGTGTATGCCACATTTGCCGCTCTGGATGCCAATATGCCGGTTGTTTCAACCGTACACGGCTATTTAACCTATGAAGCGCTGAGCGCCGGGAATATTCTAAAAGACAGTCCGGAAGAGAAGTTCTTAATGGAGGAAGAGGTCAAAGCGTACCGCAGCACGCGCGAGATTATTACGGTGGATACGCGCATCAAAGACTATGTGAAGCGGGAAGCAGGCGTGGAAGGCACAGCGATCCGCAACTTTATTAATATTGATACGTTCCGTCCGGAGAAAGAAAAGAAAAAAGATTTCCGCCAGAAGCATGGCATTGAGGCCGATGTGCCAGTCTTTTTCGTGCCGCGCCGCTTAACGAAGAAAAACGGTGTCATCTACCCGATATTAGCGCTTCCGGCCGTGCTGGAGAAATATCCGAATGCCAAGCTGATTTACGCTGGCACCGGCGAAGCGATGGACGAGATGAAGAGACTGATCGCCGAACACAAGCTGCAGGCCAGCGTGAACTTATTAGGCGCCATTCCGCATGAGGTCATTAAGGAATATTACGCCTTGGCTGATGTCGTGCTTGTGCCGAGCGTGCATTCCGCTGGAGTGGAGGAAGCAACCTCGATCTCCGCGCTAGAGGCGATGGGCTCAGGCTCACCTTTAATCGCCTGCGCGGTCGGCGGACTGAAAGAAATTGTCAATCACGAGGTCGATGGCATTTTAACGGAAGAGAAAAATGTCGAAGAGCTATCTGCAGCGATGATTGACTTATTAGATCACCCGGAAAAAGGCGAAGTGCTTGCCGAGCGGGCCCGCCGGAAAATTGAAGAGGAATACTCGCATTTAGCGGCCGCCGAGAAATATGAAGAAATTTATCAGCGCGCGGTGAAGCGCTGACCGCTGCGGTCTACTGTATTTCGCTGTTTGTGGCCGAAATCTCCCAGATTCCGTCTACAAGCAGCGAACTTCTGCCTTTTAATTATAAGAACCCGGACGATAGAATTGAACTGCACCCCAATCGTTGATATGCTCCCCAATAGATAAACAGATTAAAAAATAAAATCTGTTTATCTATTGGGGAGATATTTTTACGTCTAAATATTCTTTCTCTAAGGAAGAGAAATTAGCAATTATTAAGTTTTACCACGAAGAGCCTTATACCTTAAATGAAGTAGCGAAGCTCGTCAATCTTCATTGCGATACAATAGAATATTGGCAAAACGATTAATGCCATTTTAGTGAAGATGCCCTTGCATCAAAAGGCATTGCGCAAAGTATGTCGCGTAAAGGCTACTGTTATGATAACTCGGTGATGGAGGATTTCTTTGGAATTATGAAGTCCGAGTTCCTTTATTTAAAAGAGTTTAAAAAAAGCGAGCACTTTAAAGAAAATTAGAAAAATACATAAATTATTACAAAACGTTTAGTAGCCAAA
The Bacillus xiapuensis DNA segment above includes these coding regions:
- the csaB gene encoding polysaccharide pyruvyl transferase CsaB yields the protein MRVVVSGFYGLGNTGDEAILEAIVDNLRNEIDDVDITVFSLSPEQTARAHNVKTVYRGWRHQNKEKVQALRQADLLISGGGGLLQDTYPTKFLFGPLPYYLLIAFLAKLCGAKVMFFSQGIGPVTSAWGKILMKVFANRADFVTVRDEYSKDYLHQLGVTRPETVVTADIVFAFQKKEDDACMKSLPLSADERLVAVSVRPWFEHGDYYEKLAQSLDELIASEGITPVFVPMEGHHDVNASKRVMEHMKRADACHLLAGDFTPNQYLNFIGDCEMTIGLRLHSLIFSALTAVPHIGISYDKKVESLLKRSGMWDYSFRLEELDSVKLTAHARDVLARRDVLSKKVANHAASMRRDALENIELLKKKFM
- a CDS encoding glycosyltransferase family 4 protein, which gives rise to MKILLATVYHYPHTGGLSTHVATLKAGLQARGHEVDVLSFSDVPELTQNMKVRGPGFLMNKLSKGKGFVFGLKTRKKMLQKLMEAVKHKNYDIVNAQEVYATFAALDANMPVVSTVHGYLTYEALSAGNILKDSPEEKFLMEEEVKAYRSTREIITVDTRIKDYVKREAGVEGTAIRNFINIDTFRPEKEKKKDFRQKHGIEADVPVFFVPRRLTKKNGVIYPILALPAVLEKYPNAKLIYAGTGEAMDEMKRLIAEHKLQASVNLLGAIPHEVIKEYYALADVVLVPSVHSAGVEEATSISALEAMGSGSPLIACAVGGLKEIVNHEVDGILTEEKNVEELSAAMIDLLDHPEKGEVLAERARRKIEEEYSHLAAAEKYEEIYQRAVKR